The following are encoded together in the Brassica napus cultivar Da-Ae chromosome A9, Da-Ae, whole genome shotgun sequence genome:
- the LOC106360754 gene encoding ubiquitin domain-containing protein DSK2b-like isoform X2: protein MGGEGDSSKPLTAVDVGEGEGGALVAVNVRCSNGSKFNVSTSLDSTVEAFKELVAQNSDVPANQQRLIYKGRILKDDQTLLSYGLQADHTVHMVRGFAPSSAPPPPSAPVNQTTDNTSNLGESLFGFNPLGGGSLFGAPPDLEQAQQQLAQNPNMVRDMMNSPAIQNLMNNPEFMRSIIMSNPQMRDLVDRNPELGHVLNDPSILRQTLEAARNPELMREMMRNTDRAMSNIESMPEGFNHLRRMYENVQEPLMNATTMSGNAGSNAASNPFAALLGNQGVTTTTATQGSDGSTNAETGTGNGIPNANPLPNPWGATAGQTNAPGRTNPGGDARSPGLGGLGGLGGLGGLGGLGGLGMLGADSPLGATPDASQLNQMLQNPAMSQMMQSMLSNPQYVNQLINLNPQLRSMLDSHPQLREMMQNPDLLRQFSSPEMMQQMMSLQQLLSSQNRNTTSQEPGQTGAAAAGNNGGMDLLMNLFGSLGAGGLSGTNQSSVPPEERFATQLQQLQEMGFYDSAENIRALLATNGNVNAAVERLLGSIGQ, encoded by the exons ATGGGTGGAGAAGGAGATTCGAGTAAGCCGCTAACCGCTGTTGATGTTGGCGAAGGAGAAGGAGGAGCTCTGGTGGCCGTCAACGTCAGATGCTCTAACGGATCCAAATTTAACGTGAGCACGAGCCTCGATTCCACGGTGGAAGCCTTCAAAGAGCTGGTGGCGCAGAACAGCGACGTCCCAGCGAATCAGCAGCGGTTGATTTACAAAGGTCGCATCCTCAAGGACGATCAGACTCTTCTCAGCTACG GTTTGCAGGCTGATCACACTGTTCATATGGTTCGAGGCTTCGCGCCATCTTCAGCACCACCACCTCCTTCTGCTCCTGTTAACCAAACCACTGATAATACCTCGAATCTTGGAGAATCTTTGTTTGGATTCAACCCTTTGGGCGGTGGGAGCTTATTCGGAGCACCACCGGATCTTGAGCAGGCTCAGCAGCAGCTAGCTCAGAACCCTAACATGGTTAGAGACATGATGAACTCCCCAGCCATCCAGAATCTTATGAACAACCCCGAGTTCATGAGGAGTATTATCATGAGCAACCCTCAGATGCGTGACCTTGTTGATCGCAACCCTGAGCTTGGCCACGTGCTTAACGACCCTAGCATCCTCAGGCAGACTTTGGAAGCTGCGAGGAACCCGGAGCTGATGCGTGAGATGATGCGGAATACCGATAGGGCCATGAGTAATATTGAGTCTATGCCTGAGGGGTTTAACCATCTGAGGCGTATGTATGAGAATGTTCAGGAGCCGCTCATGAATGCTACTACTATGTCCGGGAACGCTGGGAGCAATGCGGCTTCTAATCCTTTTGCTGCTCTCCTTGGGAACCAGGGGGTTACTACTACTACTGCTACACAAGGTAGCGATGGTTCTACTAATGCTGAAACGGGGACAGGAAATGGTATTCCGAATGCAAACCCACTTCCTAATCCTTGGGGTGCTACTGCTG GACAGACAAACGCCCCAGGAAGGACAAATCCTGGTGGGGATGCGAGAAGCCCTGGACTTGGTGGTCTTGGTGGTCTAGGAGGACTTGGTGGGCTTGGGGGCCTTGGTGGACTGGGTATGCTTGGAGCGGATTCACCTCTTGGTGCCACTCCAGATGCTTCTCAGTTGAACCAGATGTTGCAAAATCCAGCCATGTCCCAGATGATGCAAAGCATGCTTTCCAATCCACAATACGTGAACCAG CTAATCAATCTCAACCCACAGCTCCGAAGTATGCTTGATTCGCATCCTCAGTTGAGGGAAATGATGCAGAACCCAGATCTCCTTCGTCAATTTAGCTCCCCGGAGATGATGCAG CAAATGATGTCTCTACAGCAATTACTTTCCTCTCAGAATAGGAATACGACCAGCCA GGAACCAGGGCAAACTGGTGCTGCTGCCGCAG GAAATAACGGAGGGATGGATTTATTGATGAATCTGTTTGGCAGTCTCGGTGCTGGTGGCCTTAGTGGCACAAACCAATCCAGTG TTCCTCCTGAGGAACGCTTTGCGACTCAGTTGCAGCAGCTACAAGAAATGGGATTCTACGACAGCGCAGAGAACATAAGGGCTTTGCTTGCAACCAATGGAAACGTTAACGCTGCTGTAGAACGGCTCTTGGGAAGTATTGGCCAGTAG
- the LOC106360754 gene encoding ubiquitin domain-containing protein DSK2b-like isoform X1 produces MGGEGDSSKPLTAVDVGEGEGGALVAVNVRCSNGSKFNVSTSLDSTVEAFKELVAQNSDVPANQQRLIYKGRILKDDQTLLSYGLQADHTVHMVRGFAPSSAPPPPSAPVNQTTDNTSNLGESLFGFNPLGGGSLFGAPPDLEQAQQQLAQNPNMVRDMMNSPAIQNLMNNPEFMRSIIMSNPQMRDLVDRNPELGHVLNDPSILRQTLEAARNPELMREMMRNTDRAMSNIESMPEGFNHLRRMYENVQEPLMNATTMSGNAGSNAASNPFAALLGNQGVTTTTATQGSDGSTNAETGTGNGIPNANPLPNPWGATAGQTNAPGRTNPGGDARSPGLGGLGGLGGLGGLGGLGGLGMLGADSPLGATPDASQLNQMLQNPAMSQMMQSMLSNPQYVNQLINLNPQLRSMLDSHPQLREMMQNPDLLRQFSSPEMMQQMMSLQQLLSSQNRNTTSQEPGQTGAAAAGAGNNGGMDLLMNLFGSLGAGGLSGTNQSSVPPEERFATQLQQLQEMGFYDSAENIRALLATNGNVNAAVERLLGSIGQ; encoded by the exons ATGGGTGGAGAAGGAGATTCGAGTAAGCCGCTAACCGCTGTTGATGTTGGCGAAGGAGAAGGAGGAGCTCTGGTGGCCGTCAACGTCAGATGCTCTAACGGATCCAAATTTAACGTGAGCACGAGCCTCGATTCCACGGTGGAAGCCTTCAAAGAGCTGGTGGCGCAGAACAGCGACGTCCCAGCGAATCAGCAGCGGTTGATTTACAAAGGTCGCATCCTCAAGGACGATCAGACTCTTCTCAGCTACG GTTTGCAGGCTGATCACACTGTTCATATGGTTCGAGGCTTCGCGCCATCTTCAGCACCACCACCTCCTTCTGCTCCTGTTAACCAAACCACTGATAATACCTCGAATCTTGGAGAATCTTTGTTTGGATTCAACCCTTTGGGCGGTGGGAGCTTATTCGGAGCACCACCGGATCTTGAGCAGGCTCAGCAGCAGCTAGCTCAGAACCCTAACATGGTTAGAGACATGATGAACTCCCCAGCCATCCAGAATCTTATGAACAACCCCGAGTTCATGAGGAGTATTATCATGAGCAACCCTCAGATGCGTGACCTTGTTGATCGCAACCCTGAGCTTGGCCACGTGCTTAACGACCCTAGCATCCTCAGGCAGACTTTGGAAGCTGCGAGGAACCCGGAGCTGATGCGTGAGATGATGCGGAATACCGATAGGGCCATGAGTAATATTGAGTCTATGCCTGAGGGGTTTAACCATCTGAGGCGTATGTATGAGAATGTTCAGGAGCCGCTCATGAATGCTACTACTATGTCCGGGAACGCTGGGAGCAATGCGGCTTCTAATCCTTTTGCTGCTCTCCTTGGGAACCAGGGGGTTACTACTACTACTGCTACACAAGGTAGCGATGGTTCTACTAATGCTGAAACGGGGACAGGAAATGGTATTCCGAATGCAAACCCACTTCCTAATCCTTGGGGTGCTACTGCTG GACAGACAAACGCCCCAGGAAGGACAAATCCTGGTGGGGATGCGAGAAGCCCTGGACTTGGTGGTCTTGGTGGTCTAGGAGGACTTGGTGGGCTTGGGGGCCTTGGTGGACTGGGTATGCTTGGAGCGGATTCACCTCTTGGTGCCACTCCAGATGCTTCTCAGTTGAACCAGATGTTGCAAAATCCAGCCATGTCCCAGATGATGCAAAGCATGCTTTCCAATCCACAATACGTGAACCAG CTAATCAATCTCAACCCACAGCTCCGAAGTATGCTTGATTCGCATCCTCAGTTGAGGGAAATGATGCAGAACCCAGATCTCCTTCGTCAATTTAGCTCCCCGGAGATGATGCAG CAAATGATGTCTCTACAGCAATTACTTTCCTCTCAGAATAGGAATACGACCAGCCA GGAACCAGGGCAAACTGGTGCTGCTGCCGCAG GAGCAGGAAATAACGGAGGGATGGATTTATTGATGAATCTGTTTGGCAGTCTCGGTGCTGGTGGCCTTAGTGGCACAAACCAATCCAGTG TTCCTCCTGAGGAACGCTTTGCGACTCAGTTGCAGCAGCTACAAGAAATGGGATTCTACGACAGCGCAGAGAACATAAGGGCTTTGCTTGCAACCAATGGAAACGTTAACGCTGCTGTAGAACGGCTCTTGGGAAGTATTGGCCAGTAG
- the LOC106360756 gene encoding probable serine/threonine-protein kinase PIX13, with product MGLCWSSSPSKSPSTTTTTPASTGNISSGPFKSTTTGTSRSTISNFSGFSAASGEDAYPEGQILPNPNLRIFSLAELRASTRNFKSENVLGEGGFGKVFKGWLEEKGPGSHSSTGTVIAVKKLNSESFQGFEEWQCEVNFLGRISHPNLVKLLGYCLEGDDLLLVYEYMQKGSLENHLFRKGSVVQPLSWEIRLKIAIGAAKGLAFLHASEKQVIYRDFKASNILLDASYNAKLSDFGLAKLGPSASQSHITTRVMGTQGYAAPEYVATGHLYVKSDNYGFGVVLAEILTGLRAVDPLRPTGQQNLTDWIKPHLSERRKLRRIMDPRLEGKYPFKSAFRVAQLALKCLEPEQKNRPSMKEVVESLELVLAANEKPLERRTARDSPSVGHQQSHYRREHLTSFQPRQTVARAH from the exons ATGGGGCTCTGCTGGTCCTCTTCTCCATCTAAATCtccttcaacaacaacaacaacacctgCCTCTACTGGTAATATCAGTTCAG GTCCGTTTAAGTCAACGACTACGGGAACATCaagaagtaccatatctaactTTAGTGGGTTCTCTGCTGCAAGTGGAGAAGATGCTTACCCTGAAGGTCAGATACTTCCCAATCCGAACTTGAGGATCTTCAGCCTCGCAGAGCTTAGAGCTTCAACGAGGAACTTCAAGTCTGAGAATGTTCTCGGAGAGGGAGGGTTTGGGAAAGTCTTCAAAGGCTGGCTTGAAGAGAAAGGCCCCGGGAGTCACAGCAGTACTGGTACCGTGATTGCCGTCAAGAAACTCAACTCTGAAAGCTTCCAAGGATTTGAGGAATGGCAA TGTGAGGTGAATTTTCTTGGGAGGATTTCTCATCCGAACCTCGTGAAGCTGTTGGGGTACTGCTTGGAAGGCGACGACTTGCTTCTAGTGTATGAGTATATGCAGAAAGGAAGCTTAGAGAATCATCTCTTCAGAA AGGGTTCTGTTGTTCAGCCGCTCTCATGGGAGATAAGGCTTAAGATCGCAATAGGAGCAGCTAAAGGCTTAGCGTTTCTACACGCTTCAGAGAAGCAAGTAATTTATAGAgacttcaaagcttcaaacatTCTACTTGATGCT TCATATAACGCCAAGCTGTCAGATTTTGGATTGGCCAAGTTAGGTCCTTCGGCGAGTCAATCTCACATCACAACACGAGTAATGGGTACACAAGGTTATGCAGCCCCAGAGTATGTTGCTACAG GTCATTTGTATGTAAAGAGCGATAACTACGGGTTTGGTGTCGTTTTAGCTGAGATCTTGACTGGTTTACGTGCGGTTGATCCTCTCCGTCCTACGGGACAACAGAATCTAACTGACTGGATCAAGCCTCATCTGTCTGAAAGAAGAAAGCTGAGGAGAATAATGGACCCTCGTCTAGAAGGAAAGTACCCTTTCAAATCTGCTTTCCGAGTGGCTCAACTGGCTCTGAAATGCCTTGAACCGGAACAAAAGAACCGTCCATCGATGAAAGAAGTGGTGGAATCGCTCGAACTCGTACTAGCTGCCAATGAGAAACCGTTGGAACGAAGGACCGCTAGAGATTCCCCAAGTGTCGGTCACCAACAAAGCCATTACCGTAGAGAACATCTGACGTCTTTTCAACCGAGGCAAACCGTGGCTCGAGCTCACTAG